AGCATTTTAAACCAGCATGTTTCTGtaccttttaatgtttatttttttatctatttttaacaGTTACCTATAACTATCAGAATAACATAAGGGGAGAgataaaaaacaacagcaacaagaaaagttttccaaaaataaataaataaattacataataataataataataataataaaataaaacccattataacaacgatgataaaaagtcaaaatcagaaaaaaataatgagtAAGAAagtaaagtgacattcagccaagtatggtgacccatactcagaatttgtgctctgcatttaacccatccgaaatgcacacacactcacacacacacacacacacacacacacacacggagcagtgggcagccatttatgctgcggcgcccggggagcagttgggggttcgatgccttgctcaagggcacctaagtcgtggtattgaaggtggagagagaactgtacatgcactcccccacccacaattccgtccggcccgagactcacaacccttcgattgggagtccaaccctctaaccaataggccacgacttccctacataagtaaatgaatgaatgactgggGATTGCTAACGGGGAATTTTTTTAGTGAACACAACAAAATATTGTTCTCCTCgcttttttattttcagacagatgtatttatgtatgtgaaaATAGtccaaaataagtattttttttctaagatGAAACTATTTCCCCCCAGTTTTGGATGACTGTTACTGACCTCACCTGCCTCTCCTAACATGTCCGCCGATCTACCTCTGATGTTGCACTTCCGCTCACGTCCGCGCTCGTGTGATGATGATATGCGTCTGTTTCCGCCTGAAACTTCCTTTCTGGCAGCGGCTAAATCTTCGCCAACATGCCAGTGAGTACCAGAGAGCAAAAACATGCCGACATACCGCAATTACATGACATTAAGACCTAGATATCATATCGCTTTAACAAACATATCCATACAGCTGACCATAACATAAGAGTTGTCACATGAACTAGAAGATGAACTTAAATACCAGCGAGAAGTCTCGAATGGTTTTATAGCGCGCTGTATGAAGATGGCGGCGCACATAGAACAAAACACGCACGTTTAACTGTAATGTGACGCACGTTTAAGAGTCGTTATGTGTAAATAGTCTGATATCaatcaatttttaattttaaacccgcttaaatatttaaaaacatacatttgagGTAAGTTACTAATTGCTTTATTGCTGTAAATGATTGCATGCAGCTCTCTGGAGTTGCCAGAATGAACTGAAACTGATCAAGACTCGAGGCTTCTGCAAGGCTCTCTCAAAACCCAGTTAACTGTCTACCAAATTATATTTTTCGATATCATATGCTACTGTAATGCACAAAATCCAGGCAGCACACCATATTTGAATGCAGGGTTTGTGAGAAGTTGCTGGTCAGATGGTGTTTAATAGCAGTTTTCTCATGTAAAATCATTTGTGTGAATAGCTCGCAAAAGACTTGCTGCATCCGACGCCTGAGGAGGAGAAGAGGACGCACAAGAAGAAGCGGCTCGTGCAGTGTCCCAATTCTTATTTCATGGATGTCAAGTGTCCCGGTGAGTGTCCGTCGCAGGATTCTGGGTTATTGGACAGGTCCGTGTGAATGTTTGTAATCGTGTGTGTCTCTTGTCTTTCAGGATGTTATAAGATCACGACGGTGTTCAGTCACGCGCAGACAGTCGTGCTTTGTGTCGGTTGCTCGACTGTGCTGTGTCAGCCCACCGGAGGCAAAGCTCGGCTCACCGAAGGTTTGTTAGTGCTTCTGCTCAAACTCAGACATGTTCAGGAGCAACAGTGGAAAGGAGAAATCAGATTATATGCTTTTTGTTAGTTATCACCGTTATTGAGGTTATGAGGGTTTCTGTTATTATACTAATGTTGTGATGAGGTTTGACATTAATTGGAGTAGATCTGCATTTAAACCAAAATGGGTTCAGCATTGCTTTATAAGAACCaggaatgttatttttttttcttttcagtatttATATGAATTTCCATATTTTCTGCACTTACACCTGTGAGCCgtgtgaaatgcatttaaaataaacttttttcataCTATGCCCTAAATCTTAAATTTTTGATACTGTAGCTTCAAGTATAACACTTTAATTTTTCTATTGTTCTGTAAATAATTtgaatacaaattaattattattatagtataatagtttttattagtaataaGGTAGTAAgaatattattcaaaatacactttgaataaatgttttttta
This genomic interval from Carassius auratus strain Wakin unplaced genomic scaffold, ASM336829v1 scaf_tig00029946, whole genome shotgun sequence contains the following:
- the LOC113079964 gene encoding 40S ribosomal protein S27-like — protein: MPLAKDLLHPTPEEEKRTHKKKRLVQCPNSYFMDVKCPGCYKITTVFSHAQTVVLCVGCSTVLCQPTGGKARLTEGCSFRRKQH